A stretch of DNA from Armatimonadota bacterium:
GATGAACCCACTGCTTGCCTATATGATTACCCCCCTGCTGATATGGGCAGGGATATTCGGATACCTGTTTTGGCTGGACATGCGCTTGCGAGCACTGGAAAAACGTCTGGAAGAGGAGGCACGCCGGTGAAAAAGGCTTATCTTTTCGCTATGGGGTTTATCGCGCTAGGGCTTTTCATGGCAGGACGCGCGATGATTCAGACCATTGTGCCGTATGTCTCGGTGGCGCAAGCGCGTCAGAGCAACGGCAAAGTGCAGGTAAAAGGCAAACTGGTGCCGGGCTCTCTGCAAATGGACCCCATCCAGAGGGAGACCCGTTTTATCATAGAAGACGCTCAAGGCGACCGCTTGCCCGTCGTACATCCCAAGCTGGCGCAGGGCAACGTGGAACAAGCTACGGAGATTGTGGCCATTGGGCAGATGCAAGGCAACACCTTCGTGGCAGAAAAAATCCTGTATAAGTGCCCCTCTAAGTACCAGGGCAAACAGATGCAGGAGTATCAGGAGAGCTCACAATGAACGCGGCAGAATGGGGTCGTCTCATTATCTATCTGGGCGCAGCGGGTGCGGTCGCAGCAACGGTGCTGTTCGCTCTCGCCGCCAAACAGGAACGCTGGCTACTGTGGGCAAGACGGGCTTACGCGCTGGCAGTCTTTAGCGCAGTAGCGGCGTTTGGTATCCTTATCTCGCTGTGCATGCGTAGCGACTTTCGCGTGGTGTACGTCGCCAATTTCAGCTCCAGTGACCTGCCGTGGTACTACAAACTCTCTTCTGCTTGGGCAGGACAGGAAGGTAGTTTCCTGCTTTGGGCGTTCTGGACGGCGTTGCTGGGTCTGCTGCTCATCCGTCGCCTGAAACGATACGAACCGCTGACAATGGCGGTGTACAGCAGTATCCTTGCCTTCCTGATGGCGATACTTACCAAACAATCGCCGTTCCTGCTGTATCCTCCCAGCGAAGTACCCCCTGAAGGCATGGGGCTGAATCCGCTCTTGCAGAACTACTGGATGGCGATACACCCACCCACCATCTTCATCGGCTTCGCTTCGCTGGCAATCCCCTTCTCCATCGCCGTCGCCGCGTTGTTGCGCAAGGACTGGGATGGCTGGGCGCAAATTGCCATGCCCTTCGTCATCCTTTGCTGGGTGACGCTGGGCGCAGGGCTGATACTGGGCGGCTACTGGGCTTACGTGACGCTCGGTTGGGGGGGCTTCTGGGGCTGGGACCCGGTAGAAAACTCCTCGCTGGTGCCTTGGCTGGTCATCACGGGGCTGATGCACGGGCTGGTCGTCCAGCGCAATCGTGGCGGGCTGCATCGCTCCAACCTGCTTCTGGCGCTGCTGGGTGCGCCTCTGTTCTTCTACGGAACCTACATGACGCGCAGCGGCGCGCTCGCCGAGTCCTCGGTACATGCTTTTGATGCGCTGGCGAAAGGTGCGTTGGGACTGGTTATCGCCATGTTGCTGACCTACACCGTCGGCGGATTGGGGCTATGGCTGTTCCGCTTGCGCAGTATCCCGGCAAAGCAGACCGCCGAAGGTGTTCTCTCGCGCGACCTGGCGTTCTCGCTGGGTATCATCGCGCTGGTGGTGATTGCCGGGTTGACGCTCATCGGAGCCTCTATGCCCATCATCTCCCATCTGGTAACCAAACAAAGCAGCGCAGTGGACACCAGCTACTATCACATCGCCAATGCCCCCTTCGCCTACGTGATGTTGCTGTTGCTGGGGCTGGTGCCTTTCCTCAGCTGGCGCAAAGTGGACAACACCGACGTGTTTGTCCAGCGCATTTCTGCGCCCTGGTACGCTACCCTGGTTATCGGGCTGACAGTCGCCTTCGTCTCATACTTCATGAGGCTGCCTGTGGCTGTGAGCGTTTTCTTCCTGATGCTTCTGGCGACGTTCACCATCCTGTCTAACGCCATACTGGTATGGCGTCTGGCCAGACGCAGTCCGATGAGCATGGGGGGATACCTCACGCATGTGGGCGTAGGGCTGGTGTTGTTGGGCGCGGCAGCCAGCGCGTTCTACGAGCAGAAGGCAGAAGCGGTGTTGACCAACGGCATGACCGCCGAAATGTTCGGCTTCAAAGTAAGCTACGCAGGTATGACGCACCCTGACGAGGAGATGGGCAAGGACAACGCAGTGCGTCTGAAGTTCGAAAGCCTGAATGACGGCAAGAGCTTCGAGGCACGCCCCGTTTACTATTTTGACACGCACAACCCAATGCAGCCACGTCGCGTCGCCGAGCCACATATCTACAAACATGCGCTGTACGATATGTATATCGCTATCGGCAGCGACGGCGGAGGCGTCATCGAGCGAATGCAGGACCCGGGTAAGACGTTGTCCATCCGCCGCGGCGAAACCAAGAAGATGGGCGAGTATACCATCCACTTCAAGAACTTCCAGATACGGGGTACGATGGGGGGGCCTGACATGAGCATCGGAGCGGTGCTCGATGTAGAATATAAAGGGAAGAAAACGGAGCTCATACCGGAGGCGGTGCTCGGCAAAGGCTGGAGACCCGCGAAGCTGCCCGGTGGCGGCGAGGTAGCTATCTTCGCCGATGAAATCAATGCAAACGAACGGCAGGTGATGCTCCATTTCTTTGGAATGCCCGGGCAGATCACCATGCCCGACCATGTTATCGTGCCAGTGGAGGTCAAGCTGAAGCCGCTTATCAACCTCGTCTGGCTGGGCACGATACTGATGATGCTGGGTGGCGGCATAGCCATGCGCCGGCGGTTCGCCGAGCTTCGGCAGGAACAGCCACAACCGTCTGCTACACCGATAGTGCTGGGCAAACAGCCCAAAGCCCGTACGAAACCAGCTCCAGGAGTGACTGGAGGGCATTAGCGGATGGTACTTCGGCAGGTGCTGAAAAGCAAGATCCATCGAGCGACCATCACCGAGGCGAACGTGGACTACATCGGCAGTATCACTATCGATGCCGACCTGATGGAACGAGTAGACCTGTTGCCCGGCGAGCTTGTGCATGTGTGGAACCTGACCAACGGCGAGCGGTTCGAAACCTACGCCATCGCAGGTGAGCCGGGCAGCGGGGTTATCTGTATCAACGGCGCGGCGGCGTTGAAGGTATCGGTGGGACAGAAGGTGATTATCGCCGCCTTTGCGCTGACGGATGAGCCGATAACACCGCGAATTATCCTGGTGGACGAGAACAACCGCTTTGTGAAATACCTGTAACAGGAAGGAGATTCTACTGGCGCGTTTACTCAGATGGATGAGGGTGTTCGAGAATTGTTGAGAAGTTGGTTGTAGCGCAAGGAGAGAGGCGTTCTTGCTATCCCTGCCTTACCTCACCCCCGTCCCCTCTCCTACGAGGAGAGGGGCGTTCCCCCTTCCCTTGCAGGGAAGGGGGCAAGGGGGTTAGGTTATCTATCCATTCAACCAGCAATTTCGAACACCCTCTCAGATGGATTGACAGAGTTCCTGCTTGTCTGGTAGACTCTTTTCCACACGCCACGTAGAGAGGAGGGGACTCGTTGGCTTCTGTCTGGATTGTCTTATCCGTTACGCTTATCCTGTGGATTGCCTATCGTTGGTACGGCACGTTTCTGGTCAAACAGGTGTTTCGGGTAGATGACAGCCGTGTCACGCCTGCCCACACCCAGCGCGACGACGTGGATTATATCCCTACGCCTGCGCCCGTGCTGTTTGGGCACCACTTCGCTTCCATAGCTGGCTTAGGTCCCCTACTGGGACCGGCTATCGCTGTGGTGTGGGGATGGCTTCCTGCGCTTATCTGGATTGTGGTGGGAAGCATCTTCATCGGCGCAGTGCATGATACAGGTTGCCTGGTCGCTTCGGTGCGCAATCGTGCGCGCTCTATCGCCGATGTCACTGCCGATGTGATGGGGCATCGCGCCCGCACGCTGTTCTTACTGTTCGCCATCTTCGCGCTTTCGCTGGCGATGGGGGTGTTTGTGGTCAACATCTCCATGCTGTTCGCCCCCGGTGCAGGAGCCACAGAGGGTGGACATGTTCCGCAAGCGGTGCTGCCGAGCGTGATGCTCATCGTGATTGCTTTGGCAGTCGGTGTATTACACTATCGTCTGCGTCTGTCACTGACTTCACTCACAGCTGCTGCGGTCGCAACCAGTCTGCTCTTCGTCTGGCTGGGGGTAAAGATGCCGTTAACCGCCATAGGAGGCGTTAGCCTGACCCCCGAGCGATGGACGTATGCCCTCATGGTTTATGCGTTCGCGGCTTCTATACTGCCTGTGTGGCTTCTGTTACAACCGCGCGACTATGTGAACTCGTTCCAGCTCTATTTGGGAATGGTACTGCTTTTCATCGGCACGCTCGTGGGCAATCCGCGCATCGTTGCACCTGCGGTAAACACTTCAGCCAGCGGATTGCCACCGCTGTTCCCGATGCTGTTTATCACGGTAGCGTGTGGAGCGGTCTCCGGCTTCCACTCACTGGTCGCATCTGGCACTTCCTCCAAGCAGATTGCCCGCGAGAGCCATGTTCTGCCGGTAGCGTACGGTGGAATGCTGACCGAGGGCTTGCTGGCAACACTCGCGCTGATCGGCGTGGCAGCAGGTATGAGCAGCGCAGGTGAGTGGGCAACTCGCTATGCCGATTGGAAGTCCGCCGGCACACACGCCCTGGCGAACTTCGTACACGGCGCGGGCGCGATTGTGGCGATGAGCGGAGTGCCCATCGAGCTGGCAAAGGTATTCGTCGCGACCGTTGCAGTAGGCTTCGCGCTCACCACGCTGGACAGCGGCACACGCCTTATCCGCTACAACGTGCAGGAGCTGGGTAGAGCGTGGCGGTTATCTATATTGCAGCATCCTCTGGTAGCGACCACCATTGCCGTTGGCTTCATCGGTGGGTTCGCGCTGATGCGCTCTCCCGACCCCGTGACCGGTCAGATCAAACCGCTGGGTTCCATCCTCTGGCAGCTGTTCGGCACATCCAATCAGTTGCTGGCTGGGTTATCGCTGCTGGTGGTATCCCTGTATCTGCGCGCACTGGGACGAGCCACTGTCTACACCGCCGCGCCGATGGCGTTCATGCTGGTCGTCACAGTGAGTGCGCTGATATGGAGCATGGTCGGCTTCTGGAATCAGGGCAATTGGCTGCTCCTAGGGATCGCGGGGGTAATTTTGCTGCTGGCGCTATGGCTGGTCAAAGAGGCGCTGGCAGTGCAGCGCCAGTATCAACCCGCTCCTGAGCTCTTACAGCCAGCAGGAGGAGAGTGATTCTTCCTTACAAATCCAGTATTTTTTACGGCTTTTTCGAAAAAAAAGAGGCGTAACCCTTGTTTTGGTACGAATCTTGCACTATAGTAAAGCGGGTATGATATGAAAGGAGGAAGAAGTATGCTTAAAATCAAGGCGGCTGTGACGGTTGCAATAACGTGCATAGCAGCGGCACTGCCGGTGCTTGCAGGTAGCCCAATCCCTGAGATTGAGCCTAATAACACCTTTGGCACAGCTCAGCTGATAGCTCGTTCGTTGTTTACCCCGACCGGTTCTGTAAGCATCCTGGGATCCATATCACCGGGTGATGTGGACTATTTTGAAGTCCCCCTGCTGGCTGGCGACTTCTTTGCCGCTCAGCTGGTGATAGTGCCTGGTCCACAGGGTAACTCCAGCGTGTTGGGTACGTACGACCCAGGCGCGAGTCTCGTGGCTTACGACCTATTCGCTCCGAACGTACTAGCCGGGCTCGTGTCTTCCAACGGAGGATGGCGTGTAGCAGTCAGTGGATACCCCGATGTTGGCTCCACTTTCTTAGGCGATGACGGTGTTGCTTTCAATGGAACCCATGGGCAAAGCTTCGGCTATTTGCTTACACTTAGCCTGATACCAGTGCCCGAGCCGGGTGGAATACTGGCTCTTGGCACGGGCATCGCCGGGCTACTGGGTTATTCGGTGCGGCGCCGCCGCGCTGGCTAGTCCCCGCCTGCGCAAGCCTCCTTTTCAGACCAGCCTGTCATCCGACGGGCTGGTCCGTCTATTAACAACGCAGATCCCCCTTAGAAATCATTAGCGAGGCAACGCTACCCTGACGTTCCCTGCAAAAGAATGTCAGGGAGGCACGACCGATCGATAAAGGAAAGTGCTCAAGGGGCAGAATAACTACGGTAAATACTCCTCCGGAAACTTCCATGGGTGGCGGTACTGCGGTCGTGCCAGATGCTGTGCCTTGCGATCGCCCTCTATCCGCTCGGTGCGCGGGTTGAAGCGTATGGCTTGTCCCACCTTATACGCCACATTCGCCAGAGTGAGCGCGAGGTCAATGCGATAATGATACTCCACGCTGCAGCTGGGCTGTTTGCCCGTCTTGATGCAGTCCAGCCATTCTCGCTCGTGTCCAGGGGAAGAAGGGATGCTCTGAGGTGGCGGTGCAGGGTCTCTCAGCAACTCGCCTTCTGGAACCACCTCGTGCCTGCCGTAGTCCGCGAAAAGCGTGCCGTTCACGCCATGGAAGTATACGCCTAACCGTCGTGCGGGCTGTCCGCGCCCAAAGTCAAAACCGAAGCTGTTGCACAGGTTCATCATCCACGTCATGGTAACATTCGGATACTGCCACAGCACCTCCTGTGTATCGGGCACATCGCCGTCATCACGCAACACAAAGCGACCGCCCGTGCAGTGGGTAACCAGAGGTACTCCCAAGTCC
This window harbors:
- a CDS encoding cytochrome c assembly protein, which encodes MNAAEWGRLIIYLGAAGAVAATVLFALAAKQERWLLWARRAYALAVFSAVAAFGILISLCMRSDFRVVYVANFSSSDLPWYYKLSSAWAGQEGSFLLWAFWTALLGLLLIRRLKRYEPLTMAVYSSILAFLMAILTKQSPFLLYPPSEVPPEGMGLNPLLQNYWMAIHPPTIFIGFASLAIPFSIAVAALLRKDWDGWAQIAMPFVILCWVTLGAGLILGGYWAYVTLGWGGFWGWDPVENSSLVPWLVITGLMHGLVVQRNRGGLHRSNLLLALLGAPLFFYGTYMTRSGALAESSVHAFDALAKGALGLVIAMLLTYTVGGLGLWLFRLRSIPAKQTAEGVLSRDLAFSLGIIALVVIAGLTLIGASMPIISHLVTKQSSAVDTSYYHIANAPFAYVMLLLLGLVPFLSWRKVDNTDVFVQRISAPWYATLVIGLTVAFVSYFMRLPVAVSVFFLMLLATFTILSNAILVWRLARRSPMSMGGYLTHVGVGLVLLGAAASAFYEQKAEAVLTNGMTAEMFGFKVSYAGMTHPDEEMGKDNAVRLKFESLNDGKSFEARPVYYFDTHNPMQPRRVAEPHIYKHALYDMYIAIGSDGGGVIERMQDPGKTLSIRRGETKKMGEYTIHFKNFQIRGTMGGPDMSIGAVLDVEYKGKKTELIPEAVLGKGWRPAKLPGGGEVAIFADEINANERQVMLHFFGMPGQITMPDHVIVPVEVKLKPLINLVWLGTILMMLGGGIAMRRRFAELRQEQPQPSATPIVLGKQPKARTKPAPGVTGGH
- the panD gene encoding aspartate 1-decarboxylase produces the protein MVLRQVLKSKIHRATITEANVDYIGSITIDADLMERVDLLPGELVHVWNLTNGERFETYAIAGEPGSGVICINGAAALKVSVGQKVIIAAFALTDEPITPRIILVDENNRFVKYL
- the cstA gene encoding carbon starvation protein A → MASVWIVLSVTLILWIAYRWYGTFLVKQVFRVDDSRVTPAHTQRDDVDYIPTPAPVLFGHHFASIAGLGPLLGPAIAVVWGWLPALIWIVVGSIFIGAVHDTGCLVASVRNRARSIADVTADVMGHRARTLFLLFAIFALSLAMGVFVVNISMLFAPGAGATEGGHVPQAVLPSVMLIVIALAVGVLHYRLRLSLTSLTAAAVATSLLFVWLGVKMPLTAIGGVSLTPERWTYALMVYAFAASILPVWLLLQPRDYVNSFQLYLGMVLLFIGTLVGNPRIVAPAVNTSASGLPPLFPMLFITVACGAVSGFHSLVASGTSSKQIARESHVLPVAYGGMLTEGLLATLALIGVAAGMSSAGEWATRYADWKSAGTHALANFVHGAGAIVAMSGVPIELAKVFVATVAVGFALTTLDSGTRLIRYNVQELGRAWRLSILQHPLVATTIAVGFIGGFALMRSPDPVTGQIKPLGSILWQLFGTSNQLLAGLSLLVVSLYLRALGRATVYTAAPMAFMLVVTVSALIWSMVGFWNQGNWLLLGIAGVILLLALWLVKEALAVQRQYQPAPELLQPAGGE